The Aliiroseovarius pelagivivens genome contains a region encoding:
- a CDS encoding Lrp/AsnC family transcriptional regulator encodes MSASKLDPIDRMILAELQADGRMTNVELAKRVGISAPPCLRRVRTLEEHGLIRGYHADVDARALGFEVQVFAMVGLLSQAEVDLSAFEEQCRDWPLVRECHMLNGEVDFILKCVAPDLSTFQSFLTEQLTSAENVASVKTSLVIRGAKDEPGVPFDVLEARMEDTP; translated from the coding sequence ATGTCCGCAAGCAAACTTGACCCTATCGACCGTATGATTCTGGCCGAACTTCAGGCCGACGGTCGCATGACCAACGTGGAACTCGCCAAGCGTGTCGGGATCTCGGCACCCCCCTGTTTGCGACGTGTGCGCACGCTGGAAGAACATGGGTTGATCCGGGGCTATCATGCGGATGTTGACGCCCGCGCGCTGGGCTTCGAGGTTCAGGTCTTCGCCATGGTCGGACTGCTCAGCCAGGCCGAGGTCGACCTGTCTGCATTCGAGGAACAATGCCGCGACTGGCCGCTGGTCCGCGAATGTCACATGCTGAACGGAGAGGTGGACTTCATCCTGAAATGTGTGGCGCCCGATCTGTCGACCTTCCAGAGCTTCCTGACCGAACAGCTGACATCAGCCGAAAACGTCGCGTCTGTGAAAACCTCGCTGGTCATTCGCGGGGCCAAAGATGAACCGGGCGTGCCGTTCGACGTGCTGGAAGCCCGGATGGAAGACACGCCGTAA
- a CDS encoding SseB family protein, translating to MSELTQLDQAHAAMQADLNDDAARMRFYERLADRELFLLLSSEPQGEDIEPELFELETEKYVLVFDREDRLAEFVGVPAPYAALPGRIIAGMLSGQGIGLGVNLGVAPSSILIPAEAMDWLAQTLSSAPDEVEAQITEILPPSAPEVLLTALAEKLGSAGGLAQYACLAGVGHADGRRGHLLAFINPAEGAERALAGAANEALTFSGIDVGELDVGFFAEADEIAQKLTAIGLRFDLPAPEAPQTLAPVAPGSDPEKPPILK from the coding sequence ATGAGCGAGCTGACGCAACTGGACCAAGCCCACGCTGCCATGCAGGCAGACCTGAACGATGACGCAGCCCGGATGCGGTTCTACGAACGCCTAGCAGATCGCGAACTGTTTCTGCTTCTATCCAGTGAACCGCAGGGCGAGGATATCGAACCGGAACTGTTCGAGCTTGAGACCGAAAAATATGTACTGGTCTTTGACCGCGAGGATCGACTTGCCGAATTTGTTGGCGTCCCTGCCCCCTACGCCGCCCTTCCGGGACGCATCATCGCTGGAATGCTGTCGGGTCAAGGCATTGGTCTTGGCGTCAATCTGGGGGTCGCACCATCATCCATCCTGATCCCGGCCGAGGCGATGGACTGGCTGGCCCAGACCCTCAGCAGTGCCCCCGACGAGGTCGAAGCACAGATCACTGAGATCCTGCCCCCCTCGGCCCCCGAAGTGTTGCTGACCGCTTTGGCAGAAAAGCTGGGATCGGCCGGTGGGTTGGCCCAATATGCCTGTCTGGCAGGCGTAGGCCATGCGGACGGTCGGCGCGGGCATCTTCTGGCGTTCATCAATCCCGCCGAGGGCGCCGAACGCGCATTGGCCGGTGCAGCGAACGAAGCGCTTACCTTCTCGGGCATCGATGTTGGAGAGTTGGATGTGGGGTTCTTTGCCGAAGCGGACGAAATCGCACAGAAGCTCACGGCAATCGGTTTGCGCTTTGACTTACCGGCCCCTGAAGCCCCCCAAACGCTTGCCCCTGTCGCGCCCGGCTCGGACCCTGAGAAGCCGCCAATTTTGAAGTGA
- the lgt gene encoding prolipoprotein diacylglyceryl transferase yields MFMAIPFPNIGPEIFSIELGSFTFALRWYAMGYLVGIALGWWIIARALARPALWRGEPPMTRAQLEDLATWIIVGIIAGGRLGFVAFYQPEYYLANPLDIPKIWQGGMSFHGGFVGVIVAVWLFSRRKGLPTASIADLLAIAAPIGIGLVRVANFINAELWGRPTTAPWGVIFPGEYAQHCPGWDATLGACARHPSQLYEAVLEGAVLAIALLYLAYRRGWLKTPGRLTGLFFLGYGLSRFVVEFFRQADAQFITPDNPWGHVIRVGDWGITMGQTLTLPMIAIGIATLIWANRRKPE; encoded by the coding sequence ATGTTTATGGCTATCCCCTTCCCCAATATCGGGCCCGAGATCTTTTCGATCGAACTGGGCAGCTTCACCTTCGCCCTGCGCTGGTACGCAATGGGCTATCTTGTGGGCATCGCATTGGGGTGGTGGATCATCGCCCGCGCACTGGCCCGGCCAGCGCTGTGGCGGGGCGAGCCACCCATGACGCGTGCACAGCTCGAGGACTTGGCCACATGGATCATCGTCGGCATCATCGCTGGTGGCCGTCTGGGTTTTGTCGCCTTCTACCAACCGGAATACTATCTTGCGAACCCACTGGACATTCCAAAGATCTGGCAGGGCGGCATGTCCTTCCATGGCGGGTTTGTGGGTGTGATCGTGGCAGTCTGGCTGTTTAGCCGCCGCAAAGGATTGCCCACAGCGTCTATCGCGGATCTTCTGGCCATCGCAGCACCCATTGGCATCGGCCTTGTACGCGTCGCGAACTTCATCAATGCAGAACTTTGGGGCCGCCCGACCACCGCACCTTGGGGCGTCATCTTTCCCGGCGAATACGCACAGCATTGCCCCGGCTGGGACGCCACGCTTGGCGCCTGTGCCCGCCACCCCAGCCAGCTTTATGAAGCGGTGCTTGAAGGTGCTGTCTTGGCGATTGCCCTTCTGTATCTGGCCTATCGCCGCGGCTGGTTGAAAACGCCGGGCCGCCTGACCGGACTATTTTTCCTAGGCTATGGCCTGTCCCGCTTTGTGGTCGAGTTCTTCCGTCAAGCCGACGCGCAATTCATCACCCCAGATAACCCATGGGGCCACGTGATCCGCGTGGGCGATTGGGGCATCACGATGGGCCAGACCTTGACGCTTCCCATGATCGCTATTGGCATCGCCACGCTGATCTGGGCCAACCGGCGCAAACCGGAATGA
- the trxB gene encoding thioredoxin-disulfide reductase encodes MSETRHTKVLIIGSGPAGYTAGVYASRALLDPILVQGMEPGGQLTTTTEVENYPSFIDIQGPELMMKMEEHARAMGTEVIGDLIVDLDISKRPFTAKGDSGTTYTADAVILATGARAKWLGLESEEKFKGFGVSACATCDGFFYRGDEIVVVGGGNTAVEEALFLTKFASKVTLIHRRDTLRAEKILIDRLMKNEKIVPLWDHQLEEVVGDENPLGVTGVRAKHVETGEITEIPAKGVFIAIGHAPANELVKDTLETHMGGYVVTKPDSTATSVPGVFAAGDLTDHKYRQAVTSAGMGCMAALEAEHFLSENE; translated from the coding sequence ATGTCCGAGACTCGCCACACCAAAGTTCTGATCATCGGTTCCGGCCCCGCAGGCTACACGGCCGGCGTTTATGCCTCGCGCGCGCTGTTGGACCCGATCCTTGTGCAAGGCATGGAGCCGGGTGGCCAGCTGACCACCACGACCGAGGTCGAAAACTATCCCAGCTTCATCGACATCCAAGGCCCCGAGCTGATGATGAAGATGGAAGAGCACGCCCGTGCGATGGGGACCGAAGTGATTGGCGATCTGATCGTGGATCTGGACATTTCCAAGCGTCCCTTCACTGCGAAGGGTGACAGCGGCACGACCTATACCGCCGATGCGGTCATTCTGGCCACCGGCGCACGCGCCAAATGGCTGGGTCTGGAAAGCGAAGAAAAGTTCAAGGGCTTCGGCGTCTCGGCTTGTGCGACCTGTGACGGGTTCTTCTATCGCGGCGACGAAATCGTCGTCGTCGGCGGCGGCAACACCGCTGTGGAAGAAGCACTGTTCCTGACCAAGTTCGCCTCGAAAGTAACGCTGATCCACCGCCGCGACACGCTGCGCGCGGAAAAGATCCTGATCGACCGCTTGATGAAAAACGAAAAGATCGTCCCACTGTGGGATCATCAGCTGGAAGAGGTCGTCGGCGACGAAAACCCACTGGGCGTGACCGGCGTACGCGCCAAACACGTGGAAACTGGCGAGATCACCGAGATCCCGGCCAAGGGGGTCTTCATCGCCATCGGTCACGCGCCGGCCAACGAGCTGGTGAAGGACACGCTGGAAACCCATATGGGGGGCTATGTGGTCACCAAGCCGGATTCGACCGCCACGTCCGTCCCCGGTGTCTTTGCGGCAGGCGACCTGACAGACCACAAGTATCGCCAAGCCGTCACATCGGCCGGGATGGGCTGCATGGCTGCGCTGGAAGCCGAGCATTTCCTGTCTGAGAACGAATAA
- a CDS encoding permease yields MADISGVQPPSKRWKIDKAVAVIVLIPIVLAVFDPGQIEPTIRFATAAFLNTLPFILFAILAVAYMKATGAENLLSGAFQGREVRMIVLAALVGGLSPFCSCQVIPFIAALLAMGAPLSAVMAFWLSSPLMDPAMFSITAGTLGIGFATAKLGFAVAIGLLGGFTVRAFASSALFSNPLKKAQVKSCCSSSCGEDEDSFSGAVKWKFWGEAHRRASFREAALENLFFLGKWLALAYMIEALMLRYIPAELIAQVLGGTGLGPILLGAIVGAPAYLNGYAAVPLVDALLEQGMSNGAAMAFVIAGGISSIPAAVAVWALVKPRVFAAYLGIAVVGAVLAGISWNAIA; encoded by the coding sequence ATGGCTGACATATCCGGGGTCCAGCCCCCTTCGAAACGTTGGAAAATTGACAAAGCCGTGGCCGTAATCGTGCTGATCCCAATCGTGTTGGCCGTCTTTGATCCGGGCCAGATCGAGCCGACTATTCGTTTCGCCACTGCAGCGTTTCTGAACACGTTGCCTTTCATTCTGTTTGCCATTCTCGCCGTCGCCTACATGAAAGCGACCGGGGCCGAGAACCTGTTGTCGGGCGCGTTTCAAGGGCGCGAGGTACGGATGATCGTTCTGGCAGCACTGGTGGGCGGGCTGTCCCCCTTCTGCTCGTGCCAAGTTATTCCCTTTATCGCGGCGCTTCTGGCGATGGGCGCACCGTTGTCGGCGGTTATGGCATTCTGGCTGTCTTCGCCGCTGATGGATCCGGCGATGTTTTCGATCACCGCAGGCACGCTTGGGATTGGCTTTGCGACCGCCAAACTGGGGTTCGCCGTAGCAATCGGGCTGTTGGGTGGATTTACCGTGCGGGCATTCGCGTCCAGTGCGCTGTTTTCCAACCCGCTGAAAAAGGCGCAGGTGAAATCCTGCTGCTCGTCCAGCTGTGGCGAGGATGAAGATAGCTTCTCGGGCGCCGTGAAATGGAAATTCTGGGGCGAGGCACATCGTCGCGCTTCGTTCCGCGAGGCCGCGCTCGAGAACCTGTTCTTCCTCGGTAAATGGCTGGCCCTGGCCTATATGATCGAGGCGCTAATGCTGCGCTATATCCCTGCCGAACTAATTGCTCAGGTGCTTGGTGGAACCGGATTGGGCCCGATCCTGTTGGGGGCCATCGTTGGGGCTCCGGCTTACTTGAATGGGTACGCCGCTGTCCCGTTGGTGGATGCATTGTTAGAGCAAGGCATGTCGAACGGAGCAGCCATGGCCTTTGTCATAGCAGGGGGCATCAGCTCAATCCCTGCGGCGGTCGCGGTTTGGGCGCTGGTCAAGCCGCGGGTCTTCGCGGCCTATCTGGGTATCGCGGTTGTCGGCGCAGTTCTGGCGGGTATCAGCTGGAACGCCATCGCGTGA
- a CDS encoding class I SAM-dependent methyltransferase, which produces MNALKQVLIRRIAKIGPISVADYMAECLLHPEHGYYATRDPFGAQGDFTTAPEISQMFGEMLGLALAQTWLDQGAPSPFTLAELGPGRGTLMADILRATKSVPGFHAAAQVHLVEASPVLRARQIDRLAPTPVTHHDSIGSLPDAPLFLVANEFFDALPIRQYQRDGDGWRECQVGLEGDTLAMGLTAPLPVPALDHRLGDTQDGDVVEICAPAQGVMSKLGGIIDAYGGAALIIDYGDWCSVGDTFQALKDHAPVSPLETPGEADLTAHVDFEALSRAAAPLTPHLLTPQGMFLERLGITARAQTLAGKLSGDALDSHIAAHRRLTHPDEMGTLFKVLGLTRADAPDLPGLHRNQTQAHPDGT; this is translated from the coding sequence ATGAACGCGCTTAAGCAGGTCCTGATCCGCCGGATCGCCAAAATTGGCCCCATTTCGGTGGCCGACTATATGGCCGAGTGCCTGCTGCATCCCGAGCACGGATACTACGCCACGCGCGATCCGTTCGGCGCACAAGGTGACTTCACCACAGCCCCCGAGATAAGTCAGATGTTTGGCGAAATGCTGGGGCTTGCCTTGGCGCAGACGTGGCTGGATCAAGGCGCGCCGTCACCCTTTACTCTGGCCGAGCTTGGGCCAGGACGCGGCACGCTGATGGCCGACATTCTACGCGCCACCAAGAGTGTGCCGGGGTTTCATGCCGCCGCACAGGTGCATCTGGTCGAGGCCTCGCCCGTGTTGCGTGCCCGTCAGATCGATCGCCTTGCCCCGACCCCTGTCACTCATCACGACAGCATTGGCAGCCTGCCCGATGCCCCACTGTTTCTGGTCGCAAACGAGTTCTTCGACGCCCTGCCCATCAGGCAATACCAGCGCGATGGCGACGGTTGGCGGGAATGTCAGGTGGGTCTTGAAGGCGATACGCTTGCCATGGGCCTGACCGCCCCCCTGCCCGTCCCAGCGCTGGATCACCGACTGGGTGACACGCAGGACGGCGACGTGGTCGAGATCTGCGCCCCGGCCCAAGGCGTCATGTCAAAACTTGGCGGTATAATCGACGCATATGGCGGCGCAGCCCTAATCATCGACTACGGCGATTGGTGTTCCGTCGGGGATACATTTCAGGCGCTGAAGGATCACGCACCGGTGTCGCCACTGGAAACACCCGGCGAGGCGGACCTGACCGCCCATGTGGATTTCGAGGCGCTAAGCCGCGCGGCCGCCCCGCTGACCCCCCACCTATTGACCCCGCAAGGCATGTTTCTAGAGCGGCTGGGCATCACCGCCCGTGCGCAGACTTTGGCTGGAAAACTCAGCGGCGACGCGCTGGACAGCCACATCGCTGCACACCGACGCTTGACGCATCCCGATGAAATGGGGACGCTCTTTAAAGTGCTGGGACTGACTCGCGCAGACGCGCCTGATCTTCCCGGCCTGCACCGCAACCAAACACAGGCCCACCCGGATGGCACTTGA
- a CDS encoding uracil-DNA glycosylase family protein, with product MKALHDAISSCTLCAARFAQTETAHAPRPVVWFQPSTRIRIIGQAPGMRVHKSGVPFDDPSGDRLRQWMGVDRDAFYDRTRVAITPMGFCFPGYDAKGSDLPPPKICADTWADQVDQALGDIPLTLVVGGYAQARHLGRGNGVTATVKGWRAHAPRLFPLPHPSWRNTGWLKKNPWFEAELLPELQKQVAIALTP from the coding sequence ATGAAAGCCCTGCACGACGCCATCAGTTCCTGCACCCTGTGCGCCGCGCGTTTCGCGCAGACCGAAACCGCACACGCCCCACGCCCAGTGGTTTGGTTCCAGCCCAGCACACGGATCAGGATCATCGGCCAGGCGCCGGGGATGCGGGTGCATAAATCGGGCGTGCCCTTTGACGATCCGTCAGGCGACCGACTGCGGCAATGGATGGGCGTGGATCGGGATGCTTTCTATGACCGCACACGCGTCGCCATCACACCTATGGGGTTTTGCTTTCCCGGGTATGACGCCAAGGGATCAGACCTGCCGCCCCCCAAGATTTGTGCAGACACATGGGCCGATCAAGTAGATCAGGCATTGGGCGACATTCCCCTGACTTTGGTGGTCGGAGGCTACGCGCAGGCCCGTCATTTGGGTCGTGGCAATGGCGTCACGGCCACGGTGAAGGGCTGGCGCGCCCATGCGCCGCGGCTCTTCCCCTTGCCTCATCCGTCTTGGCGCAATACGGGTTGGCTGAAGAAAAATCCGTGGTTCGAGGCCGAGCTTCTACCCGAACTGCAAAAGCAGGTCGCCATTGCGCTGACCCCATAG
- a CDS encoding bifunctional sulfate adenylyltransferase/adenylylsulfate kinase — MSSTETKPSPEEEDQLFRLLRQLDTAPGASQRATASAIGISLGRLNALLRAAVDAGLITISERSGPDKRQRFAYSLTARGASEKVRLTDIFLNRKLAEYNALHAELTGTTSGMVPLKHRTNLMEQNLAPIPELYVSHESAQKLKVEAADLTSHDLSPRQICDLELLMNGGFNPLKGFLTEEDYDGVVENMRLADGSLWPMPITLDVSEDFAQSIELGQDIALRDQEGVILATMTVTDRWEPNKAREAEKVFGADDDAHPAVNYLHNQAGKIYLGGPVVGIQQPVHYDFRGRRDTPNELRAYFRKLGWRKVVAFQTRNPLHRAHQELTFRAAKEAQANLLIHPVVGMTKPGDVDHFTRVRCYEAVLDKYPASTTSMSLLNLAMRMAGPREAVWHGLIRANHGCTHFIVGRDHAGPGKNSAGDDFYGPYDAQDLFRANQSEIGCEMVDFKHMVYVQERAQYEPNDEIKDKDDVTILNISGTELRRRLSEGLEIPEWFSFPEVVTELRKTKPPRAKQGFTVFFTGFSGSGKSTIANALMVKLMEQGGRPVTLLDGDIVRKNLSSELGFSKEHRDLNIRRIGYVASEITKNGGIAICAPIAPYATTRRAVREDIEAFGAFVEVHVATSIEECERRDRKGLYKLAREGKIKEFTGISDPYDVPVSPELSVETENVDVDNCAHQVLLKLESMGLVKA, encoded by the coding sequence ATGTCGTCAACCGAAACAAAACCCAGCCCCGAGGAAGAGGATCAACTCTTTCGCCTCCTGCGCCAGCTAGACACGGCGCCGGGAGCATCGCAACGCGCGACTGCTTCGGCCATCGGGATTTCATTGGGTCGGTTGAACGCCCTGTTGCGCGCAGCGGTCGATGCCGGGCTGATCACGATCAGCGAACGCAGCGGCCCGGACAAACGCCAACGGTTTGCCTATTCGCTGACCGCGCGGGGTGCCTCGGAAAAGGTGCGACTCACAGACATATTTTTGAACCGCAAGCTTGCTGAATATAATGCATTGCACGCGGAACTAACCGGTACAACCAGCGGCATGGTTCCGCTTAAACACAGGACCAATCTTATGGAACAAAACCTCGCTCCGATCCCAGAGCTCTATGTCAGCCACGAAAGTGCGCAGAAGCTGAAAGTTGAAGCTGCCGATCTGACCAGCCACGACCTTAGCCCGCGCCAGATTTGTGACCTCGAGCTGCTGATGAACGGCGGCTTCAACCCGCTGAAAGGCTTCCTGACCGAGGAAGACTATGACGGTGTTGTCGAGAATATGCGCTTGGCAGACGGGTCTCTGTGGCCGATGCCGATCACACTGGACGTGTCTGAAGACTTCGCCCAGTCGATCGAGCTGGGTCAGGACATCGCCCTGCGCGATCAGGAAGGCGTCATTCTGGCCACCATGACCGTGACCGACCGCTGGGAGCCCAACAAGGCCCGCGAAGCTGAAAAGGTCTTCGGCGCTGACGACGACGCCCACCCGGCTGTGAACTATCTGCACAACCAAGCTGGCAAAATCTATCTGGGTGGTCCGGTTGTTGGCATCCAACAGCCTGTTCACTATGACTTCCGCGGTCGCCGCGACACCCCGAACGAGCTGCGCGCCTATTTCCGCAAGCTGGGCTGGCGCAAGGTTGTAGCCTTCCAGACCCGTAACCCGCTGCACCGCGCACACCAGGAACTGACCTTCCGCGCCGCGAAAGAGGCTCAGGCCAACCTGCTGATCCACCCGGTTGTCGGCATGACCAAGCCGGGCGACGTTGACCACTTCACCCGCGTGCGCTGCTATGAGGCCGTGCTGGATAAATACCCGGCATCGACCACCTCGATGAGCCTTCTGAACCTCGCCATGCGCATGGCTGGTCCGCGTGAAGCTGTTTGGCACGGTCTGATCCGCGCCAACCATGGTTGCACCCACTTCATCGTTGGCCGCGACCACGCTGGCCCCGGCAAGAACTCGGCCGGTGATGACTTCTACGGCCCTTATGACGCGCAAGATCTTTTCCGCGCAAACCAGTCGGAAATCGGCTGTGAAATGGTCGACTTCAAGCACATGGTCTATGTGCAGGAACGCGCCCAGTACGAACCCAATGACGAGATCAAAGACAAAGACGACGTCACGATCCTGAACATCTCGGGTACCGAACTGCGCCGCCGCCTGTCCGAAGGGCTGGAGATCCCCGAGTGGTTCTCGTTCCCCGAAGTCGTCACCGAACTGCGCAAGACCAAGCCGCCACGCGCCAAGCAAGGCTTCACCGTGTTCTTCACGGGCTTCTCGGGTTCGGGCAAGTCGACCATCGCCAACGCGCTGATGGTGAAGCTGATGGAACAGGGCGGTCGCCCCGTGACGCTGCTGGACGGTGATATTGTTCGTAAGAACCTGTCGAGCGAGCTTGGCTTCTCGAAAGAGCACCGCGACCTGAACATCCGCCGCATCGGCTATGTCGCGTCTGAGATCACCAAGAACGGTGGCATCGCGATCTGTGCGCCTATTGCGCCTTATGCAACCACCCGTCGCGCCGTACGTGAAGACATCGAAGCCTTCGGTGCTTTCGTGGAAGTGCACGTCGCAACCTCGATCGAGGAATGCGAGCGCCGCGACCGCAAGGGCCTGTATAAACTGGCCCGCGAAGGCAAGATCAAAGAGTTCACCGGCATCTCGGACCCATATGACGTGCCCGTAAGCCCGGAGCTGTCGGTCGAGACTGAAAACGTCGACGTCGACAACTGCGCCCACCAGGTTCTGCTGAAACTGGAAAGCATGGGTCTGGTGAAAGCCTGA
- a CDS encoding ArsR/SmtB family transcription factor: MKHESHSPEDVDVFASQFAALGSEHRLSVLRTLVRAGPEGLSIGALGERCGITGSTLTHHMKILAAAGLVTQEKQGRSIICVAAEMDVMRALSDYLLSECCADCPTEKDADHG, translated from the coding sequence ATGAAACACGAATCTCATTCCCCCGAAGACGTTGATGTCTTTGCTTCGCAGTTTGCGGCCCTTGGGTCAGAACATCGTCTAAGTGTGCTGCGTACCTTGGTGCGGGCAGGTCCCGAGGGGCTGTCCATCGGCGCGCTGGGCGAACGCTGTGGGATCACCGGGTCAACCCTGACCCACCACATGAAGATCCTTGCTGCTGCAGGCTTGGTCACACAGGAAAAGCAAGGGCGCTCGATTATCTGTGTGGCGGCTGAAATGGATGTGATGCGGGCGCTGTCGGACTATCTTCTATCCGAGTGCTGCGCCGATTGCCCGACAGAAAAGGACGCCGATCATGGCTGA
- the pgeF gene encoding peptidoglycan editing factor PgeF: MALEILTSDALGQTRHGFFTRKGGASSGVYAGLNCGSGSKDQAELVQINKDRVAQALDVAPSHLCGVYQVHSPDVVIADGPIIGDKPHADAVVTATPGLALSILTADCQPVLFSDPEAKVIGAAHAGWKGAIGGVLEATLEAMESLGATRANITAVIGPTISLGAYEVGPEFREEFTGHDSSYDRFFTDGKGDRAMFDLPSFGLHRLEAAGVGRAEWTGHCTYSDPDRFYSYRRTCHRSEPDYGRLISAIRL, encoded by the coding sequence ATGGCACTTGAGATCCTGACCTCTGACGCCCTTGGCCAGACACGGCATGGGTTCTTCACCCGCAAGGGTGGCGCGTCTTCGGGTGTCTATGCCGGGCTGAACTGCGGCAGCGGCAGCAAGGATCAGGCCGAGCTGGTGCAGATCAACAAGGACCGCGTGGCACAGGCGCTGGATGTGGCCCCAAGCCATCTATGCGGCGTCTATCAGGTGCATTCCCCTGATGTGGTCATCGCGGACGGCCCGATCATCGGCGACAAACCCCACGCGGATGCGGTTGTGACCGCCACGCCGGGGCTTGCCCTGTCGATCCTGACCGCAGACTGCCAACCGGTTCTGTTCTCGGATCCCGAGGCCAAGGTGATTGGTGCGGCGCACGCGGGTTGGAAAGGCGCTATTGGAGGCGTACTGGAGGCGACGTTAGAAGCTATGGAAAGCCTTGGCGCGACCCGCGCCAACATCACAGCAGTGATCGGCCCGACCATCAGTCTTGGAGCCTACGAAGTTGGCCCCGAGTTCCGCGAAGAGTTCACCGGGCACGACAGCAGCTATGACCGCTTCTTCACCGATGGAAAGGGTGACCGCGCCATGTTCGATCTGCCCAGCTTTGGCCTGCATCGGCTCGAGGCCGCAGGTGTCGGGCGTGCGGAATGGACCGGGCATTGCACCTATTCCGACCCCGATCGGTTCTATTCCTATCGCCGCACCTGCCATCGCAGCGAACCGGATTACGGAAGACTGATTTCGGCCATCCGGCTATAA
- a CDS encoding Na+/H+ antiporter NhaA, translating into MYRVWNFITTYSILLISGALIALVWANVDPHSYHHFVEYPLWFNGWIGIDIGYWEKAYGEASHHFEYGDVEKVLTFHYLINDVLMALFFAIAGKEVWEAVILKNGSLRGKKAATPLVATAGGMLGPIAVYLGIAYFLGSSTFDAVSRGWAIPTATDIAFSYLVGRLVFGAGHPAVRFLLLLAIADDAAGLIILAIFYPSGELAPEWLLLSVAASVMVFVLFNWLPRRKDRGDQLRRYSTFVRKRLGWIPYAIAGCLSWYGFAQAGIHPALGLLPVIPAIPHADRAFGIFAEAEKYLTDTLNQMEHSLAIPVDIVLFFFGLLNAGVEFGAIGEATWLVLAGLIIGKPIGVFIMGWIAVGPMRLGLPAGMRLVDLIVIGFVAAIGFTVSLFVASVAFPAGPVQDAAKMGALFSFGAVALSFIAGKLLRVEKQHG; encoded by the coding sequence ATGTATCGTGTGTGGAATTTCATCACCACTTATTCGATTCTTCTGATTAGCGGTGCTTTGATTGCGTTGGTTTGGGCAAATGTTGATCCCCACTCCTATCACCATTTTGTCGAGTATCCGCTTTGGTTTAACGGTTGGATCGGCATTGATATCGGGTACTGGGAAAAGGCGTATGGCGAGGCGTCGCACCATTTTGAGTATGGTGATGTCGAAAAAGTACTTACATTCCATTACCTCATCAATGATGTGCTGATGGCCTTGTTCTTTGCCATTGCAGGCAAAGAGGTCTGGGAAGCTGTCATCCTGAAAAACGGAAGCCTGCGCGGAAAGAAGGCTGCGACGCCTCTGGTCGCCACCGCTGGTGGTATGCTGGGTCCGATCGCGGTCTATCTGGGAATTGCCTATTTCTTGGGCTCCAGCACCTTCGATGCCGTGTCGCGCGGTTGGGCCATTCCAACGGCCACCGACATTGCTTTCAGCTATTTGGTCGGGCGTCTGGTCTTTGGTGCCGGCCACCCCGCCGTGCGCTTCTTGCTGCTTTTGGCCATTGCCGACGATGCAGCGGGCCTGATTATTCTGGCGATTTTCTATCCCTCGGGCGAGCTCGCACCGGAATGGTTGCTTCTTTCTGTCGCGGCCTCGGTCATGGTGTTCGTGTTGTTCAACTGGCTGCCGCGCCGCAAGGACCGTGGCGACCAGCTGCGTCGGTATTCGACTTTCGTGCGCAAAAGACTGGGTTGGATCCCCTATGCCATCGCGGGCTGCCTCAGCTGGTATGGTTTTGCGCAGGCGGGCATTCACCCGGCGCTGGGCCTACTTCCGGTGATCCCGGCCATTCCGCACGCAGACCGTGCCTTCGGCATCTTCGCAGAGGCCGAGAAATACTTGACCGATACACTGAACCAGATGGAGCACTCGCTGGCCATCCCGGTAGACATCGTACTGTTCTTCTTTGGCCTGCTGAATGCGGGCGTCGAGTTCGGGGCGATTGGTGAAGCGACTTGGCTGGTGCTTGCCGGTCTGATCATCGGCAAACCTATTGGGGTCTTCATCATGGGATGGATCGCGGTTGGGCCAATGCGCTTAGGCCTTCCTGCGGGCATGCGATTGGTTGATCTGATCGTAATCGGCTTTGTGGCCGCCATCGGCTTTACCGTTTCGTTGTTCGTGGCCTCGGTCGCTTTCCCGGCGGGTCCGGTTCAGGACGCCGCCAAGATGGGCGCGCTGTTCAGCTTCGGGGCCGTGGCTCTGTCCTTCATCGCAGGCAAGCTTTTGCGCGTGGAAAAACAGCACGGCTGA
- a CDS encoding accessory factor UbiK family protein: protein MQTRNKVFDDISQMMTNAMGVAQGAKDEAETAMKSWMDRWLADRDFVTREEFDAVRAMAQKAREENEALKVRLDALEAKK from the coding sequence ATGCAGACGCGCAACAAGGTTTTTGACGACATTTCCCAGATGATGACCAATGCCATGGGCGTGGCGCAGGGCGCAAAAGATGAAGCCGAGACTGCGATGAAAAGCTGGATGGATCGCTGGCTGGCAGATCGTGATTTCGTCACCCGCGAAGAATTCGACGCTGTGCGCGCGATGGCCCAGAAAGCGCGCGAGGAAAACGAAGCGCTGAAGGTACGTCTGGACGCGTTGGAAGCCAAGAAGTGA